From one Rhopalosiphum padi isolate XX-2018 chromosome 2, ASM2088224v1, whole genome shotgun sequence genomic stretch:
- the LOC132922160 gene encoding uncharacterized protein LOC132922160, which yields MEQENEANHLSKDTQKKNILVLNNYNHNQVTLKSIDNQEMQLNMTNSDLKIDPSTSSYEHVNSKSNNTSNSDIDNINQLREDFMVESSPSKVIKCDNSSEINFGVESEKKSITNKITNLENNHELLKNKSPIQFTKFKHTNFDILKSTEHAIKYKKSIETNFHCLICDTKIKSLKDWESHVISTFHIEECLNKHNYVSYDCGGCKIFFFGSKAQILKHCKDIHNDISGLPCVFRCMKEVFYHCIFVSPNNWKSWSFCGPCKSYSFLKLKCYSSNHIYKKTIHFKCNSCLIDFVCSQEVYNKHLMSCEHIMLEYLQSKKVGENLENQTICYLKLPPIILNKFSIDNIKSTCNDCKFQMHSNEEAITFHLTECINKSDIGEKNRLNIKTYFCEVCNITMPDYTQWKFHLILSSHLIKCYDIKDLVSYTCELCSLHCYGGVHHVTDHQNIHPNNSEKNLSRFMAFNFQRINNDLKTKDFYYCEECEIYAEVNSNSDHWNKSHKTKLKRIVCQPCRTEFFCIEDNVLFNKHILSSEHIILKSVAFKKLLPELKTQPLINQNLKPYVSKNTLDKNKVLFNVKPYLQFFQNVKNENNTMCKSCDNLINLNHNDLLSHLLVCNHGLVESIPRSNFNYFQCLECAFCSNNKDTWIKHATTTHAKFDTNICYSYICKSCNSLVYGKINDIELHLITEHKTTFINMPLESVLMAKQLMKKNNNVSKSSDIMCFCEPCNMIIKLSESPYHFIADSHASAASSDIELFYCKDCKVEFYSSITVYECHKLTAEHIIMSSDYRKTEVKVLLNPSKLDTHLFTFVTDQHLYHSTLNIGFFCFLCDYLCLKLDVWKIHINSKKHLKISKDLCIDHRCKVCKTLMFGTRHHMFEHYSNRFHSMLRQFKSTEVLKQKYETKQTSNMGTTFENNPTAVVNEKPGECSTTVNLLTEMMTKLSYQSNIHKESTLSEESTTNNTHPMTVNELPLELNFHQDSSVLDEPITKINETQLMRKTMDEFPTESNTQNYSTFYRLKINMLNEYLKQNKEITSQMCYYCVSCDFITTVPNNWDKHNLTDHSNEAELRHKVYCDVCNLYQFGLSHHLDEHFKTIEHKNMLDFKKLYNSNYSKKNNNKIKKKNDQNSNLTSGNPSDVTQISKIDKQQTDGSKIDQKEGNNRPIMIEVKGIKPQYKKNSCVEIKKIFSHYGLFGIITKHSSVIIIFRKLAAMNKMLNDKEILEKKYEFTINILIEDDKFPELHKTTISEFGNKTMLLKAINTQLAAINQEISNPDIIGRLFLLVNSIHSCAGQHFKGSKTYAFGSRMSGLALKDSDVDLYFDIADTFGGELSNDLYAQEDLVRYFGKVFRSQNNEFKDIQPITGARVPIVKFFHVPSGLFCDLSFKSGLSTHNTKLVRLYLALDERVHWIVCAVVKRWALQNDMKNQSMFTSYALAWLVLFYLMTIEVVPPLKLLREHADYSKDTSKSDVMFIEDWDCTFCSLEKAKQIWKVPEIPCWDLLLGFFKFYSDSNRLKQFVLCPAIGQAIPKDKFFDIPMVLPDILGFNKKKNGRPTDWCIRLRDNFHGEGLAVQDPFDLFHNITKVIIPRKLQNFSYLCNKTMEVMNNGVQPYYA from the exons atggAACAGGAAAATGAAGCCAATCATCTTAGCAAAGACAcacaaaaaaagaatatattagttttaaataactataatcacAATCAGGTAACTTTAAAATCAATTGATAATCAAGAAATGCAATTAAATATGACCAACAGTGATTTGAAAATTGATCCTTCTACATCTTCTTATGAACATGTTAATTCAAAATCAAACAATACATCTAACTctgatattgataatattaaccaGTTAAGAGAAGATTTTATGGTTGAATCGAGTCCatcaaaagttataaaatgtgataattcatcagaaattaattttggtgtggaatctgaaaaaaaatctattacaaACAAGATAACCAATTTAGAGAATAATCATGAACTTCTCAAAAATAAAAGTCCAAttcaatttacaaaatttaaacatactaaCTTTGACATTCTAAAATCAACTGAACAtgctattaagtataaaaagtcAATTGAAACAAATTTTCATTGCCTTATTTgtgatactaaaataaaatcattaaaagatTGGGAGTCACATGTTATAAGTACATTTCATATAGAAGAATGTTTGAACAAACATAATTATGTTTCATACGATTGTGGtggttgtaaaatatttttttttggaagtaAGGCACagattttaaaacattgtaaagACATTCATAATGATATATCTGGACTACCATGTGTTTTTAGATGTATGAAAGAAgtattttatcattgtatatttgtaagtCCAAATAATTGGAAATCTTGGTCGTTTTGTGGTCCTTGtaaaagttattcatttttaaaactcaaatgtTATTCTAGTAaccacatttataaaaaaaccattcaTTTTAAATGCAATTCATGTTTAATAGATTTTGTATGTAGTCAAgaagtttataataaacatttaatgtcATGCGAACACATTATGTTGGAATATTTACAATCCAAAAAAGTTGGTGAAAATCTGGAAAATCAaactatatgttatttaaaactgcctccaataattttaaataaattttctattgataatataaaatctacTTGTAATGATTGTAAGTTTCAAATGCACTCAAATGAAGAAGCAATAACTTTTCATCTAACTGAATGTATCAACAAATCTGATATAGGtgaaaaaaatagattaaacatcaaaacttatttttgtGAAGTCTGCAATATAACTATGCCTGATTATACTCAATGGaagtttcatttaatattatcaagccATTTAATAAAGTGTTATGATATTAAAGATTTAGTTTCTTATACATGTGAACTTTGCTCACTACATTGTTATGGAGGTGTACATCATGTAACAGATCATCAAAATATTCATCCAAACAATTCTGAAAAAAATCTTTCCAGATTTATGGCTTTTAACTTCCAGCGTATTAAcaacgatttaaaaacaaaagatttttattattgtgaagAATGTGAAATATATGCTGAAGTCAATTCTAATTCAGATCATTGGAATAAAAGTCATAAAACTAAATTGAAACGTATAGTCTGTCAACCTTGCCGTACAGAATTCTTTTGTATTGAAGATAATGTGTtattcaataaacatattttatcaagtgaacacattattttaaaatctgtggCCTTTAAAAAGCTATTGCCAGAACTAAAAACACAACCATTAATCAATCAAAATCTAAAACCTTATGtttcaaaaaatacattagataaaaataaagttctaTTCAATGTTAAaccatatttacaattttttcaaaatgtaaaaaatgaaaataacactATGTGTAAATCATGTGATAatctaatcaatttaaatcacaATGATCTCCTTAGTCACTTGTTAGTTTGTAATCATGGATTAGTAGAAAGTATCCCtcgatcaaattttaattattttcagtgTTTAGAGTGTGCATTTTGTTCCAATAACAAGGATACTTGGATAAAACATGCAACTACTACACATGCAAAATTTGATACTAATATTTGTTATTCTTATATTTGTAAAAGTTGTAACTCTTTAGTGTATggaaaaattaatgatattgaattacatttaattactgAACACAAAACAACTTTTATAAACATGCCATTAGAATCAGTGTTAATGGCAAAACAATTgatgaagaaaaataataatgttagtaaATCGTCTGATATAATGTGTTTTTGTGAGCCatgtaatatgataattaagttAAGTGAAAGTCCTTATCATTTTATAGCAGATAGTCATGCATCAGCAGCATCATCAGACATagaattattttactgtaaagaTTGTAAAGTTGAATTCTACTCTTCAATTACAGTTTATGAATGTCATAAGTTAACCGCAGAACATATAATTATGAGCTCAGACTATAGAAAAACTGAAGTTAAAGTTCTTCTTAACCCTTCAAAACTTGATACtcatttatttacttttgttaCTGATCAACATTTGTACCATTCAACTTTAAACATTGGGTTTTTCTGTTTTCTTTGtgattatttgtgtttaaaattagATGTATggaaaattcatattaatagtaaaaagcATCTCAAAATTTCCAAAGATCTTTGCATAGACCACCGTTGTAAAGTTTGTAAAACACTTATGTTTGGAACACGGCATCACATGTTTGAACATTATAGCAATCGTTTTCATTCAATGTTGAGACAATTTAAATCTACTGaggttttaaaacaaaaatatgaaacaaaacaGACAAGCAATATGGGAACAACTTTTGAGAATAATCCAACTGCAGTAGTTAATGAGAAACCAGGAGAATGTAGTACCacagttaatttattaacagaaatgatgactaaattatcttatcaATCAAATATTCATAAAGAAAGTACTTTATCAGAAGAGTCAACTACAAATAATACACATCCAATGACAGTAAATGAATTACCTCTCgaattaaattttcatcaaGATAGTAGTGTACTAGATGAgcctattacaaaaattaatgaaactCAATTAATGAGAAAAACCATGGATGAATTTCCTACAGAATCAAATACTCAAAATTATAGTACTTTTTatagattgaaaattaatatgttaaatgaatatcttaaacaaaataaagagATAACATCAcaaatgtgttattattgtgtatctTGTGATTTTATCACTACAGTACCAAATAATTgggataaacataatttaaccgATCATTCAAATGAGGCTGAATTGCGCCATAAGGTGTATTGTGATGTTTGCAATTTATATCAATTTGGGTTGTCTCATCATTtagatgaacattttaaaactattgaacataaaaatatgttagattttaaaaaattatacaactcaaattattcgaaaaaaaataataataaaattaaaaaaaagaatgacCAAAATAGTAATTTGACTTCTGGCAATCCTTCAGATGTTactcaaatttcaaaaatagacAAGCAACAAACAGATGGTAGTAAAATTGATCAAAAAGAAGGAAATAATCGTCCAATCATGATTGAAGTTAAAG gtATAAAAccacagtataaaaaaaatagctgtgttgaaattaagaaaatattttctcaTTATGGGCTTTTTGGAATTATTACTAAACATAGCTctgttataatcatatttcgtaaatt AGCTGCTATGAACAAGATGTTAAATGataaagaaatattagaaaaaaaatatgaatttactattaatattttaattgaag atgACAAATTTCCTGAGTTACATAAAACAACAATATCTGAGTTTGGAAATAAGACAATGCTGCTAAAAGCTATTAATACACAACTTGCGGCAATTAATCAAGAAATTTCCAATCCTGATATAATTGGtagattatttttgttagtAAATTCAATACATAGTTGTGCTGGCCAACATTTCAAAGGAAGTAAAACATATGCTTTTGGATCACGTATGTCAGGTCTTGCACTTAAAGATAGTGATGTGGATTTATACTTTGATAtcg ctGATACTTTTGGTGGAGAATTAAGTAATGATCTGTATGCTCAAGAGGATTTAGTACGTTATTTTGGAAAAGTATTTCGGTctcaaaataatgaatttaaagatATACAACCAATAACTGGAGCACGTGTTCCTATAGTCAAATTTTTCCATGTTCCTTCTGGCCTATTTTGTGATTTATCTTTTAAAAGTGGCCTCAGTACACATAACACTAAACTCGtcag GTTGTACTTAGCGTTGGATGAACGTGTTCACTGGATTGTCTGTGCAGTTGTTAAACGTTGGGCATTacaaaatgatatgaaaaatCAAAGTATGTTTACTAGTTATGCTTTAGCCTGGTTGGTTCTTTTTTACTTGATGACTATTGAAGTAGTACCTCCATTAAAGTTACTCAGAGAACATGCAGATTATTCAAAAGATACATCTAAATCAGATGTTATGTTTATAGAag attgGGATTGTACCTTCTGCTCTCTAGAAAAAGCAAAACAAATATGGAAAGTACCAGAAATTCCTTGTTGGGACTTATTATtaggattttttaaattttattcagacTCTAACAGACTTAAACAATTTGTTCTTTGCCCAGCTATTGGACAGGCTATACCTAAAGacaaattttttgatattccaATGGTATTACCAGATATTTTaggttttaacaaaaaaaaaaatggtagacCTACTGACTGGTGTATAAGATTAAGAGATAACTTTCATGGTGAAGGTCTTGCAGTACAAGATCCTTTTGATCTTTTCCACAATATAACAAAAGTTATAATACCTAGAAAGTTACAAAACTTctcttatttatgtaataaaacaatGGAAGTTATGAATAATGGAGTTCAACcttattatgcataa
- the LOC132922328 gene encoding pyridoxal kinase-like yields MESNKRVLSIQSHVVSGYVGNKCAVFPLQIMGFEVDAINSVQLSNHTGYKTYYGQILNESNLSELINGLVENELHNYSHLLTGYIRCPMFLKKVAEVYKILKEKNPDLIYVCDPVMGDNKKMYVPKEILDIYKNEIIHLTDILTPNEYELELLTGISITTSNDINKALNILYDHGCKTVVVSSSNISSNSIMKCIGRNFSYKEYVELDIPIIDQSFIGTGDFFTALLLIWMNLTNNDLKHSMERTIATIQAVLKRTIKYTNENSSKNPISSKELKLIQSLSDIQNPEVTIFGTIKKVE; encoded by the exons ATGGAATCTAATAAAAGAGTGCTTTCCATTCAGAGTCATGTTGTTAGTGGATACGTGGGTAATAAATGTGCTGTGTTTCCATTACag ATAATGGGATTTGAAGTGGATGCTATAAATTCTGTACAGTTGTCAAACCATACTGgatataaaacttattatggCCAAATATTGAACGAAAGTAATTTAT cgGAATTAATAAATGGTCTTGTTGAAAATGAATTGCATAATTATTCACATCTATTAACTGGTTACATTAGATGTCCAATGTTCTTAAAGAAAGTTGcagaagtttataaaatattgaaagagAAAAATCCAGATTTGATATATg tatgtgATCCTGTAATGggtgacaataaaaaaatgtatgttccaAAAGAAATATTAGATATCTATAAGaatgaaataatacatttgacaGATATCCTTACACCGAATGAATATGAATTAga GTTATTAACTGGTATAAGTATAACAACTTCTAATGACATTAATAAAgccttaaatatattgtatgatcACGGTTGTAAGACAGTTGTTGTGTCATCTTCCAACATATCTTCAAATTCTATTATGAAGTGTATTGGAAGAAACTTTTCtt atAAGGAATATGTAGAATTAGATATTCCTATCATTGACCAATCTTTTATTGGCACTGGAGATTTTTTTACTGCTTTGTTATTGATTTGGATGAACTTAACTAATAATGACTTGAAACATTCCATGGAAAGAACAATTGCAACTATTCAAGCAGTATTAAAacgtacaataaaat atacaaaTGAAAATAGTTCAAAGAATCCAATAAGCagtaaagaattaaaattaattcaaagctTGAGTGATATTCAAAACCCTGAAGTAACAATATTTGGTACTATAAAGAAAgttgaataa